The Fusarium musae strain F31 chromosome 10, whole genome shotgun sequence genome window below encodes:
- a CDS encoding hypothetical protein (EggNog:ENOG41), with protein sequence MVAKRPGLMQISVSRSAEEQRLIPAYCSNLARRAKELETFRKHLYADAKGGELSFGIMERISPHAIAVSNPLFSRLEQLHILLGRVFVDIVDRWFTDEKARFPERMPLDPSEEELLRWVASSGCVPDYAEHAGCWRSDLLFGRSPDGLRDESPYVCEINGRLPLNAVMGIALSENGLRKLGASNGGLEPVNSIDTSYNSLMAMFNPEKQLFSIRDKWPGADSKILSAVNVARGRPPVEAVRPQDLEVRPHGTSPTGFALWDKVTDRLLEQWFVEMLQEEYADLEPAVARQLSLTPLNDLRTVFIVHDKRLLGIIPEELPKMVSRGVLTAEEADIIADGIIQTINPGSEGLQNLLRESKSDPNIRNHYIYKPCRDGMGHGIELGKNLTQEAWLERLEKLANRDVLRPHDDAAVIQRLVDHNWYDVVRHEVSTDDGPKPNKFHLIGSMFMFQNRKFYPATWRMGLETHLGITSDKPGLVMAMVHQPDWPTGEDQEEEL encoded by the exons ATGGTAGCCAAACGGCCGGGACTCATGCAAATCTCGGTCTCCCGAAGTGCCGAAGAGCAGCGGTTGATCCCTGCATATTGCAGCAACCTTGCTCGTCGCgccaaagagcttgagaCTTTCCGTAAGCATCTCTACGCCGATGCCAAAGGTGGTGAATTATCTTTTGGAATCATGGAGCGCATCTCTCCGCATGCCATTGCGGTGTCAAATCCCCTGTTCTCACGACTTGAGCAGCTTCATATCCTCCTTGGTCGTGTTTTTGTTGATATCGTGGACCGGTGGTTTACAGACGAGAAAGCACGTTTTCCGGAGCGTATGCCGTTAGATCCATCGGAAGAGGAGCTTCTCAGATGGGTAGCATCCAGTGGTTGCGTTCCCGACTACGCCGAACATGCTGGTTGTTGGCGAAGTGACTTGCTATTTGGCCGCAGTCCAGATGGCTTACGTGATGAGTCGCCGTATGTATGCGAAATTAACGGAAGGCTGCCTCTAAATGCCGTAATGGGAATTGCTCTGAGTGAGAATGGCCTTCGGAAACTCGGTGCGAGCAACGGAGGACTTGAGCCTGTGAATAGTATTGAT ACTTCTTACAACAGCCTCATGGCAATGTTCAACCCCGAAAAGCAACTTTTCTCCATCAGAGATAAGTGGCCCGGCGCTGACTCGAAGATTCTCTCAGCTGTCAATGTTGCGCGTGGAAGGCCTCCGGTTGAGGCAGTTCGTCCTCAAGACCTGGAAGTTCGCCCTCATGGAACTTCTCCAACTGGATTTGCTCTCTGGGATAAGGTCACGGACAGGCTCTTGGAACAGTGGTTTGTTGAGATGTTACAGGAAGAGTATGCCGATCTGGAACCAGCTGTCGCTCGCCAACTGTCCTTGACTCCTCTCAATGATCTTCGAACTGTATTCATCGTGCATGACAAGAGACTCCTTGGCATAATACCTGAAGAGCTTCCGAAGATGGTTTCACGCGGTGTTTTGACCGCCGAAGAGGCCGACATCATTGCTGACGGGATCATCCAAACGATCAATCCGGGTTCAGAAGGCCTTCAAAATTTACTACGAGAGTCAAAGTCAGACCCAAACATCAGGAACCACTACATATACAAGCCTTGCCGTGATGGCATGGGCCACGGTATAGAACTGGGCAAGAACCTTACGCAGGAAGCCTGGCTCGAACGTCTAGAGAAGCTCGCAAACCGAGATGTTCTTCGACCTCATGATGATGCAGCTGTCATTCAGAGGCTGGTAGACCACAACTGGTATGACGTGGTTCGTCATGAGGTTTCGACAGATGATGGACCGAAACCTAACAAGTTCCATCTCATCGGATCCATGTTCATGTTCCAGAACCGCAAGTTCTATCCAGCTACTTGGCGTATGGGCCTTGAGACCCATCTCGGGATCACTTCCGATAAGCCTGGACTGGTCATGGCGATGGTGCATCAGCCCGACTGGCCAACTGGGGAGgatcaagaggaagagctaTGA
- a CDS encoding hypothetical protein (EggNog:ENOG41), protein MRSKILLLAIGLLVADSALASPCKPRSSTSEISMSATVASTTAEESSTVSVSETSIETGTTITTAPDTTATSEVVTTTLAELTTTTSEAETTSEAETTSEAETTTTAAESTTTTAEAESTTTTAAATPTFTIVGGGGAIQGAPLKGTGQDGSILVFNPQVGNSRTRTIILDPNTGRLRDKDTGILLCAYYGSANSPDDPANIAFCQNGNTGINTAYEYVTCRIFGGKLSCTAPKGQCPTDDDGNFLGCTTEGFSGENNQFYYKAQPGAGDYLFISSGSPAGYTAVDIIAQEA, encoded by the exons ATGCGATCCAAGATCTTACTGTTGGCCATTGGCCTTCTTGTCGCAGACTCTGCGCTAGCCAGTCCTTGCAAGCCCAGGTCCTCCA CTTCGGAGATCTCGATGTCAGCCACAGTCGCTTCTACAACCGCCGAGGAATCGTCCACTGTTTCGGTATCGGAAACATCCATCGAGACTGGCACTACTATCACAACTGCGCCAGACACTACTGCAACATCTGAAGTAGTAACAACAACCCTGGCCGAGCTCACCACCACAACATCTGAGGCCGAGACAACATCTGAGGCCGAGACAACATCTGAGGCcgagacaacaacaaccgCTGCGGAATCTACCACTACGAccgctgaggctgagagcaCGACCACCACCGCTGCAGCCACCCCAACATTCACCATAGTCGGCGGCGGTGGCGCTATACAAGGCGCTCCCCTTAAAGGGACCGGCCAAGATGGCAGTATTCTGGTATTCAACCCCCAAGTCGGCAACAGCCGCACCAGAACGATCATACTCGACCCCAACACAGGCCGACTGCGAGATAAAGATACTGGAATTCTCTTGTGTGCTTATTACGGCTCTGCCAACTCTCCCGACGACCCTGCCAACATTGCCTTTTGCCAGAATGGCAACACCGGAATCAACACAGCCTACGAGTATGTGACCTGCCGAATCTTCGGCGGCAAGCTCTCTTGTACAGCCCCGAAAGGCCAGTGCCCCACTGACGATGACGGCAACTTTCTTGGCTGCACCACTGAAGGTTTTAGCGGCGAGAATAATCAGTTTTACTACAAGGCCCAGCCAGGCGCTGGTGATTACTTATTCATCTCTAGCGGTAGTCCTGCTGGCTACACAGCTGTTGACATTATTGCGCAAGAAGCATGA
- a CDS encoding hypothetical protein (EggNog:ENOG41) encodes MYKSHALTTPTSIRLLDIIESRDGIIRCSMRVVDLNDENFEFAAVSYTWGNPTTVHEDPMPDIDGLEFAEHADKLPFTYYSPKLGPDGDRLVMVDRAKLLYYDMHRYVPREEVLWQKRTHHEIEVDGSRVPIEENLLSFFQSVLKLRAATAPGPGEPESTAYRSINLPIWADALCINQADLDERAAQVKLMGHLYKSASLVLVWVGEHDRLAELAIQAMGRILDFDATRLHAQDSSYQEQEEVTMFSVPGMTVAHWFALFSLFQRLWFRRAWVVQEAVFARDMLMVCGATLQSMDFILAVAGFLEQTGIDIELCKFGQSFLTNRAVSDQSQHWEKLSLLSGQPARVVNELKVTPRDALSFIIGYHHTRSRLGLCNAGLPVVTLLPDEEGEDGKTKGKSCRWAVRLPEVTHLIDHDMVASFCEELGTTGFRFERRKLHLLSVLSDFRELEATDPRDKIFAFLNLAEDGLGLQPDYSADIKEVFIQATKTMINKRIGSHLAVLSHVQDLSDTRIQGLPSWVPDFSARLGRVPFDQGGHDDRFCAGTHQDIDYDDWVIHIDADDKLSVKGIKLDTVSMSTELNQDPVIQALRLALHSPAEYPDQARAWRVENTGVSSSRRYIRPSQAVTRVEALWRTLIIDKLTEEEDDFGSLDSRVNIGTGFSNWILTDILEARDFLAEWSGHCSESWAWELIQKSFTTRLALWSAMYDARQVSDELQVPDLETAIADFREKIEKETEKPDNNGEDEEEVSDRSQKLAQEAEKEGESEHEKEESESSDKGECDEKAQGGNISLDTSFLPPARLISKGFRAPVMEEDEQDKDPLGGKYKRPSMQRLTPLGRRKLRNFEKHMRNATQGRKLFMTESGLLGLGPKTLGQSSSKDEVWILMGARVPFILHHIEGSKYRIVGEAYVHGVMYGEGYDRYTGWDEFGRTGMYNIQLV; translated from the coding sequence ATGTACAAGTCACACGCCCTCACAACTCCAACATCCATCCGTCTCTTGGATATTATCGAGTCCAGAGACGGCATCATTCGTTGCTCCATGCGAGTAGTCGACCTAAATGATGAGAATTTCGAATTCGCCGCCGTCTCATACACATGGGGCAACCCCACTACAGTTCACGAAGACCCCATGCCCGACATCGATGGCTTGGAATTCGCAGAACACGCCGATAAACTTCCTTTCACCTATTACAGCCCAAAACTGGGACCCGATGGCGATAGACTGGTGATGGTTGATCGGGCCAAGCTTCTGTACTACGATATGCATCGTTATGTCCCGCGCGAAGAGGTGCTTTGGCAAAAGCGCACCCATCATGAAATAGAGGTTGATGGGAGTCGAGTGCCAATCGAGGAAAATCTCTTATCGTTCTTCCAGTCGGTATTGAAACTTCGAGCGGCAACCGCTCCAGGTCCAGGAGAGCCGGAGAGCACGGCTTACCGCTCCATCAACCTGCCCATCTGGGCTGATGCACTATGTATCAACCAGGCCGACCTCGATGAACGAGCGGCCCAAGTCAAGCTTATGGGGCACCTATACAAGTCAGCGAGCCTCGTACTTGTCTGGGTTGGCGAACATGACAGGCTTGCAGAACTAGCGATACAGGCAATGGGGAGAATTCTTGATTTCGACGCAACTCGTCTTCACGCACAAGACTCATCataccaagaacaagaggaagTCACCATGTTTTCAGTACCAGGTATGACAGTAGCGCACTGGTTCgccctcttttctctcttccaaAGGCTTTGGTTCCGAAGGGCTTGGGTCGTTCAGGAGGCTGTCTTTGCTCGGGATATGTTGATGGTTTGCGGCGCGACGCTGCAAAGTATGGACTTCATCCTGGCGGTTGCTGGATTTCTGGAACAGACGGGAATCGATATTGAGTTATGCAAGTTTGGGCAAAGTTTCCTCACTAATCGAGCTGTATCAGACCAGTCTCAACACTGGGAGAAATTGTCGTTGCTCTCAGGACAGCCAGCGAGGGTGGTTAATGAGTTAAAGGTCACTCCGCGCGATGCTCTGTCTTTTATCATAGGATATCACCATACTCGCTCGCGTCTTGGGCTCTGCAATGCCGGCCTACCTGTGGTCACCCTACttccagatgaagaaggggaagacGGGAAAACCAAGGGTAAATCATGTCGATGGGCCGTAAGGCTTCCCGAAGTTACCCACCTCATCGATCACGATATGGTGGCATCTTTCTGTGAGGAGCTGGGTACAACTGGTTTCAGATTTGAACGCCGAAAGCTGCACTTACTTTCCGTCCTCTCCGACTTCCGGGAGCTCGAGGCTACAGATCCTCGAGACAAGATCTTCGCCTTTCTGAACCTTGCTGAGGACGGTCTCGGGCTACAACCAGACTACAGTGCCGATATCAAAGAGGTCTTTATCCAAGCAACAAAGACAATGATTAACAAACGAATTGGTTCGCACCTTGCGGTCCTATCCCATGTGCAAGATCTTTCAGACACAAGGATCCAAGGTCTTCCAAGCTGGGTGCCAGACTTTAGCGCCAGGCTGGGACGGGTTCCTTTCGATCAAGGTGGGCATGATGATCGTTTTTGCGCCGGCACTCACCAGGACATTGATTACGACGACTGGGTGATCCatattgatgctgatgataagCTAAGTGTCAAGGGTATCAAGCTGGATACTGTATCCATGTCTACAGAGCTTAATCAAGATCCAGTTATCCAGGCTCTACGACTGGCTTTGCATAGTCCAGCCGAATATCCTGATCAAGCCAGAGCATGGCGTGTCGAGAATACTGGCGTTAGTAGCTCCAGGCGATACATCCGCCCTTCACAAGCGGTGACCCGGGTTGAAGCCCTATGGCGCACTCTGATCATTGATAAACtgactgaagaggaggacgactTCGGGAGTTTGGACTCAAGAGTGAACATAGGGACGGGCTTCAGCAACTGGATTCTGACGGACATCCTAGAAGCTCGCGACTTTCTTGCTGAGTGGTCAGGACATTGCTCGGAATCGTGGGCATGGGAACTGATTCAGAAGTCGTTCACTACTCGCTTAGCTCTCTGGTCGGCCATGTATGACGCACGGCAGGTGTCCGATGAACTGCAGGTGCCAGATCTCGAAACAGCTATAGCTGATTTCAGAGAAAAGATAGAAAAGGAGACAGAAAAGCCAGACAACaatggagaggatgaagaggaagtaaGTGATCGAAGCCAAAAGCTAGCACAGGAAGCAGAAAAGGAGGGGGAGAGCGAAcatgagaaagaagaatcGGAATCATCCGATAAAGGAGAATGTGATGAAAAAGCTCAGGGAGGCAACATTTCGTTGGACACAAGCTTTTTACCCCCAGCACGGCTCATCAGCAAAGGCTTTCGAGCTCCTGtgatggaagaagacgaacAAGATAAGGACCCATTGGGGGGCAAGTATAAGAGACCTTCGATGCAACGACTAACTCCCTTGGGGCGGAGAAAGTTGCGCAACTTCGAAAAGCACATGCGGAATGCTACTCAGGGCCGAAAACTCTTCATGACGGAATCGGGATTGCTTGGCCTGGGACCCAAGACTCTCGGACAGAGTAGCAGCAAGGATGAAGTATGGATCTTGATGGGGGCTCGGGTGCCTTTCATTCTACATCATATCGAAGGTTCCAAGTATCGTATTGTTGGGGAGGCATATGTTCATGGAGTGATGTATGGGGAAGGATATGATCGTTATACTGGCTGGGATGAGTTTGGGCGCACTGGCATGTATAACATTCAGTTGGTCTAA
- a CDS encoding hypothetical protein (EggNog:ENOG41) codes for MEPPYTQRSGVPLQTRPVLSPFNPSALQSLNSILPPKKNGLTINIHDHYASKRYRPGSIVMGTVNIKPKKQTPFTKISIKFVCDSSVERPNASLSFETWHRLLDLEMPIEQAALPADKILQPNETYTVPFYFVLPNGLGTEACSHNVIWQETRQLHSHLPPSITGWGGDAMIPRGVRVDYGVIAQVWDSANPEYAKMEAKETVQFLPGHVEHPPLKIPTANRTFKFASSKQLKSNVFCRSSGEITLYADQPQAIVLDSSGKGFHPTTIVTSLRLKLSDQKTSLPQTCSVSAKIESETWSQDEPMQQLPHIANARDCYNGTETLVKKAEVSLRWEKNSPKQTDSVVTETIESFSSHIEIPITSFASDKKMFLPTFYSCLIARTYQLHVTINVASTTLKLVLPVHLTMEEQNGDLQPDAEDIGLPESSARCSSSLPSYIESERRHSQPEH; via the coding sequence ATGGAGCCTCCTTACACGCAAAGATCCGGCGTCCCTCTCCAGACACGCCCGGTGCTTAGCCCGTTCAATCCATCAGCCCTACAGAGCCTTAATTCCATTTTGCCCCCTAAGAAAAATGGCTTGACCATTAATATCCATGATCATTATGCATCTAAGCGCTATCGCCCTGGCTCCATAGTTATGGGCACTGTCAACATCAAGCCTAAGAAGCAAACTCCTTTCACCAAGATCTCAATAAAATTTGTTTGCGACTCAAGCGTCGAGCGACCCAATGCCAGCTTATCGTTTGAGACCTGGCATCGATTACTTGATCTAGAAATGCCAATCGAGCAAGCGGCACTACCAGCGGATAAGATTCTTCAGCCAAATGAGACTTACACGGTTCCATTCTACTTTGTACTACCCAATGGCCTTGGTACAGAGGCATGTTCGCATAACGTCATATGGCAAGAAACACGACAGCTACACTCACATCTCCCACCCAGTATCACGGGTTGGGGGGGTGATGCCATGATCCCAAGAGGCGTCCGCGTTGACTACGGTGTTATTGCTCAGGTTTGGGACTCAGCAAACCCAGAGTATGCCAAGATGGAAGCCAAAGAAACCGTTCAGTTCCTGCCAGGCCATGTCGAGCATCCTCCTCTCAAGATCCCAACAGCAAACCGAACATTCAAGTTCGCGTCATCGAAGCAACTCAAGTCCAATGTCTTTTGTCGCTCTTCGGGTGAGATCACGTTATATGCTGATCAACCCCAAGCAATCGTTCTTGATTCCAGCGGAAAGGGTTTCCATCCTACAACAATTGTAACGTCTCTCAGACTAAAGCTGAGCGACCAAAAGACCAGCTTACCACAAACATGCAGTGTTTCTGCGAAGATCGAGTCAGAGACATGGTCACAGGATGAGCCCATGCAACAGCTCCCTCATATCGCTAACGCGAGAGACTGCTACAATGGCACCGAGACTCTCGTGAAGAAGGCAGAGGTCAGCTTACGCTGGGAGAAGAATTCACCAAAACAAACAGACAGTGTTGTCACCGAGACTATTGAGTCATTTAGCAGCCATATCGAAATACCCATCACGAGTTTTGCGAGCGATAAAAAAATGTTTTTGCCTACTTTTTATTCTTGCCTGATTGCCAGGACATATCAACTACATGTAACTATTAATGTTGCGTCGACAACCCTCAAGCTGGTACTGCCTGTACATCTCACAATGGAGGAGCAGAATGGGGATTTGCAGCCCGACGCTGAAGATATTGGGCTTCCTGAAAGCAGCGCGAGATGTTCCAGTTCATTGCCGTCATATATCGAGTCGGAAAGGAGGCATTCACAGCCTGAGCACTAA
- a CDS encoding hypothetical protein (EggNog:ENOG41~CAZy:GH11) has product MVSFTSILAAVSAFTSVMAFPSPQPIDGTSVVERDPPTNVLDKRTQPTTGTSGGYYFSFWTDTPNSVTYTNGNGGQFSMQWSGNGNHVGGKGWMPGAARTIKYSGTYNINGNSYLAIYGWTQNPLIEYYIVENFGTYNPSSGGQKKGEVTVDGSVYDIYVSTRVNAPSIEGNKTFQQFWSVRRNKRSSGSVNTGAHFQAWKNVGLNLGNHNYQILAVEGYYSSGSASMTVSQG; this is encoded by the exons ATGGTTTCCTTCACCTCTATCCTCGCCGCCGTCTCGGCGTTCACCAGCGTCATGGCCTTTCCCTCCCCTCAGCCCATTGACGGCACCAGCGTTGTCGAGCGTGATCCTCCCACAAACGTCCTCGACAAGCGCACTCAGCCCACTACTGGCACAAGTGGTGGCTACTACTTCTCTTTCTGGACTGATACACCCAACTCCGTTACCTACACCAACGGCAATGGTGGTCAGTTCAGCATGCAGTGGAGTGGAAACGGTAACCACGTTGGTGGAAAGGGCTGGATGCCCGGTGCTGCTCG CACCATCAAGTACTCCGGTACTTACAACATCAACGGAAACAGCTACCTCGCTATTTACGGATGGACCCAGAACCCTCTCATCGAGTACTACATCGTTGAGAACTTCGGCACCTACAACCCCTCTTCCGGCGGCCAGAAGAAGGGTGAGGTCACTGTTGACGGATCTGTCTACGACATCTACGTCAGCACCCGTGTCAACGCCCCCTCCATTGAGGGTAACAAGACCTTTCAGCAGTTCTGGTCTGTTCGACGCAACAAGCGTTCCAGCGGATCTGTCAACACCGGTGCTCACTTCCAGGCCTGGAAGAATGTCGGCCTCAACCTTGGTAACCACAACTATCAGAtccttgctgttgagggCTACTACAGCTCTGGCTCTGCCAGCATGACTGTCTCTCAGGGTTAA
- a CDS encoding hypothetical protein (EggNog:ENOG41) has product MAAIKNIALITTSTRKARVGPHITSVINDILTGDADASKNTKISIVDVADFNLPVFDEEIMPAMVPDKGSFKNAHSIAWSNEIKKYDGYIFVIPEYNFGLAGGTKNAVDYLYNEWIGKGVLIISYGIFGGTSASESLDKTLKGMKLNVVDTRPALGFHGGVGDDLWLAGAGKLGDDTKKNIISETPTILKAFGELKDLMDKQVPKDSQK; this is encoded by the coding sequence ATGGCTGCTATCAAGAACATCGCTCTCATCACAACCAGCACTCGTAAAGCTCGAGTCGGTCCTCACATCACCAGCGTCATCAACGATATCCTCACTGGAGATGCAGACGCCAGCAAGAACACCAAGATCTCCATAGTTGACGTGGCAGACTTCAACCTCCCCGTCTTCGATGAAGAAATTATGCCCGCCATGGTTCCCGATAAGGGATCCTTCAAGAATGCCCACTCTATTGCCTGGAgcaatgagatcaagaagtacGACGGCTACATCTTTGTCATTCCCGAGTACAACTTTGGCCTTGCCGGCGGCACCAAGAACGCTGTTGATTACTTGTACAACGAGTGGATCGGTAAGGGTGTTTTGATTATCAGCTATGGTATTTTTGGAGGTACTTCTGCAAGTGAATCACTTGATAAGACCTTGAAAGGCATGAAGCTTAATGTGGTTGATACTCGACCTGCTCTCGGATTTCatggtggtgttggcgatgatctctggcttgctggtgctggaaagCTGGGCGATGACACCAAGAAGAATATCATTTCTGAGACGCCTACTATCCTCAAGGCTTTTGGGGAGTTGAAGGATCTGATGGATAAACAGGTGCCCAAGGATAGCCAAAAGTAA
- a CDS encoding hypothetical protein (EggNog:ENOG41), translating into MEAVGAGASTLAFVLLALKSAKIINESLSSIKDAPRIVYELSKDLESLHSRSSRVYKGVLAYVKKEDLENARSRIRDKSTQINLYLSLLQAQSLLQVSSRIDTHATATASILDQILGEVSKLHTRLDQDVAVSEVEQLPTNAGDDSIDSAMVGRLGAIALCSELESSISRLSTLIDHDGLTLDADDAEQIIDDLRRFVVIAKERSIEKSRLSSNSTTYSTVREDNTKALGRDLKLIEGLILSAPIIAINQSGNFVIHYQL; encoded by the exons ATGGAGGCAGTCGGCGCAGGTGCCAGCACGCTGGCCTTTGTGCTCTTAGCGCTCAAGTCAGCTAAGATCATCAATGAGTCACTCTCTTCAATCAAAGATGCGCCTAGGATAGTCTACGAGTTATCGAAAGACCTAGAGTCACTACA TAGTCGCTCAAGTCGCGTGTACAAGGGCGTCCTAGCATACGTCAAAAAAGAAGACCTAGAGAATGCGCGAAGCAGGATTCGAGACAAGTCAACGCAGATAAACCTTTACCTGAGCCTTCTTCAAGCGCAGTCACTTTTGCAAGTATCATCAAGGATAGATACTCATGCCACAGCGACCGCAAGTATCCTGGACCAGATACTTGGAGAGGTGTCAAAACTTCACACGAGACTTGATCAAGATGTTGCAGTCAGTGAGGTCGAGCAGCTTCCAACAAACGCAGGCGATGATTCAATCGACAGCGCAATGGTTGGTCGACTCGGTGCCATAGCGCTTTGTTCCGAGCTTGAGTCTAGTATATCCCGCCTCTCTACTCTCATAGACCACGACGGCCTAACTTTGGACGCCGACGATGCTGAACAGATCATTGATGACCTGCGCAGATTTGTTGTCATTGCCAAGGAGAGGTCGATCGAAAAGTCTAGACTTAGTAGCAACTCTACTACCTACAGTACTGTCAGGGAAGACAATACAAAAGCTTTAGGTAGAGACCTGAAGCTGATTGAAGGACTGATTCTTTCCGCCCCTATCATTGCAATCAACCAGTCTGGTAACTTTGTCATTCATTATCAGCTGTAG
- a CDS encoding hypothetical protein (EggNog:ENOG41): protein MVVPAVIAVRNGASATFDSRETIDAQVAEIKKITNGNFGKMMDASTYGYEVMVKALETVSDAKEKYLTSVDSWSPFSTPSYINEYRADLGHLCRPNERGGAQITSNIANWVPFLEKHNAAGTLKPLKHHVVDGVGWEKVIQGIEDMEGGKVGKKIVVRTQEE, encoded by the exons ATGGTAGTTCCTGCCGTG ATTGCTGTCCGAAACGGAGCCTCAGCGACTTTTGACAGTCGTGAAACGATCGATGCGCAAGTCGCAgaaatcaagaagatcaccaaCGGAAACTTTGGCAAAATGATGGATGCGAGCACTTATGGTTACGAAGTCATGGTGAAAGCTCTCGAAACCGTTTCCGATGCGAAAGAGAAATACCTTACGTCGGTTGACTCTTG GTCCCcattctcaacaccatcttaTATCAACGAGTACAGAGCAGATCTGGGCCATCTCTGCCGGCCCAACGAGCGGGGTGGAGCACAGATTACATCAAATATCGCCAACTGGGTTCCGTTTCTTGAGAAGCATAATGCCGCTGGGACTCTGAAGCCACTCAAGCATCATGTTGTTGACGGGGTCGGATGGGAGAAGGTCATTCAGGGCATAGAAGATATGGAAGGTGGAAAAGTTGGGAAGAAAATTGTTGTGAGAACTCAGGAAGAATGA